The genomic DNA TGACTTTGGGCATCACTTAGGTTAACGACACCATTGAAATCCCATGGCTTTATGTCTTTTACATTTACAGCTAATGTGCGAACATTTTTTCCATGCAGATTACCGGAGGACGTGGTATAATACACGAGATTTTCATCAGCACCTTCTACATCCTTCAAACCCTTTCCACTTCTTCCAAAGTATTCATCGTGGGGGTCTATGATGAGAACACCACAATTTCTGTTCTTCAAGATGCTTGCGAGCATGACTTTGAGAAGGTTGCTCTTTCCTCTCCCGGTTGTTGCGGAAATTAGAATATGGTGGGTAAGTGATTCCACAAGCGGTATTCGAACAGGAATCTCTAGGTTTTTGGAGCCACTGCGCAAATTACCAAGAAAGACACCATCCTGGTTCTCCTTTTTTAGAAACTCAAGAAATTCTGGCGAGACCTCTCGGACAGTGCAAAAAAACTCTGGTAATCGTTTAGGAGCACACACTTTTTTTTCTGTTCCTTGCAATCGTACCTCTAGCACCGCCTTTGCTTTTGCAATCACATAATTCTGGATTTCTCCTTCAATAAACTCTAGCTTTTCCTTGTTCTCTATTTCCAATCCGCTTGTTAGCTCCAGATGTGATTTTTCAAGCTGGCTCCCAAATTCAAGGTCGTAAACTTGGAGGAGATATGTCGGATTTTCACCAGCTAAAAGCAAGCTTCCAATTTCAATATTCGCACCCTTTTTTGCTCTTATTAGCAGCTCACCAAAGCTTCCATAAACAATCTGGCCACACACTTTCATATTCATCCCTCAATATTTGCTTATCAGGTCGTGGGCATCTAATGACTTTATCGCTCTCTGAATTTTTTTATCGTTACCGAGCATCGAGAGGAGTCGCAGATATAAAGGTTTACCTTCCTTCTGCTCTACCCTTGCGATTTTATCTGCAGCGAGGAGGATGTAGGGGTAGCCCGGAAAGATATGGTTTTTGCTGTGGATGTGTAGGATTGAGAGGAGCGATAGAGGTTCAGGTAGGGTCTCACGCATCACTTCGAATCTAAATGCATAATCCATTGAATTGCAGAATTTCACAAAATAGATGTCTGCATTAACTTCTGGCTCGAGATTCTCTGCGATCGGAAAATAATACCATGGTGCCTCAATTCTCCATTGCTCTGCAAGTGACTGGAGCACCTGTGAGACAGGAATTCCTGTGTCTGTGAGAAGAGAACAGGTTTTTGCGAGTGCTATAAGGCCAACACCTTTGTTTCTTGCTTTTGCAAAGACCTCTTTTGCAATTCCAGCTTCAGTTTCGTCGCTACTCTGGAATATGCCATCACGAAGCACAACATCGCCTTCTTCCATAAAATCCAGGATGCGATTGAGGTAAAACCATTCAGCATACTTTCTTCCATAGTTTGAAATCACAGACAGTGGCTTAAGATTTAAATCCCACAGTGTCTCCATTCTACCCGGCTCTGCGGTGAGTGTATAATTGCGTGGGAGAAAGTCCGCATGCTCTCTTTTAACTGGGAAGTAGGAGATATGGAATTTCTTACCGTCAGTATCAAAAATAGTTCTCACAACGCAGAAACACTCCACTCTCTGTGGGAATTTGTTTTTCATCCTCTCAAGTCCTTTGAATGTTACACTCGCAATTCTTACAACAGATACTGAAAATCCAGGCGTAGAAAGGATTTCAAGGTTTCCTCCGTCAACACAAGTTAGATTCCCTTGCATTTCAGTCATTAGATTTCCTATTTCTCGAAAATTTGCTTTATCAAACCCCACAGATATATACTGATCACTGCTGAGATAGGGGAGACCAGGGGCACCAGTACCAAGCTCCATCAAAGTTTGGACAACCTTCTGAATTGCTTCTTCTGGCATGTTTACGAGATTGGAGAAGAGTATTTTAAGATTTGGAATGCTGTTTCTACTTACCCCAATAACTCCCTTACTTTTTCTCTTCCGAACAAAATGATGCCAAGGGCAAATAGCATGCAGCCGCCTAATATAAACAGAGAAGCAATATCAACAAATGCAAGAATAGCAGAAACAGTGAGCATTGACACTAAACTCATTGTCTGGAATGTGGCATTCATAACAGAAAGCACTCTTCCTCTTGCCCTGTCTGGAATTGTTTTCTGCGCAATTGCTGCAGGTGGTGTGTTGATGAACACCATAAGAAAACCGACGAAAAAGAAGCCAGGAACTACAACAAACAGATGTGGAAAGAGGGCAAGAAGTGCAATCAGGGCGCCACTGGATGTTCCAGCCACAAGAAGGTCAGCATTTTTTGTGGTTTTGGGAAGCGAGGAAATAACTGCACCACCGGCAACAGCACCGATGCCAAAAATTGTTTCAAGGTAACCGACCCAGACAATATTCAGGTGCATCACATCCCGCACAAAAAGGAGGTAGAGCACATTGACGGCACCAGCAAACAACATAATGATTGAGAAAGCAATAACGATATATTTCACAGGCGGAGTTCGCAGCAGGATTCTTAGTCCTACCTTCATACCCCTCGCCACTGTGTTTACATTTGCGGGAGGATGGTTCCCGGGGTTTTCACTGTACTTTAACGATAGCACCATCACCGCTGAAAATAAATAGGAAGCAGCATCAATCAGAAAAACGCTTTCCACCCCAAACATTGCAATCAACAAACCGCTAGCAGAAGGAGAAAGCACATTCATTGCATACATCACCGATTGCGACATTGCGTTCGCTCTGAGTACATTTTCCTTGCCAACTATGTTTGGAATTATTGCACCTCTAGACGGGAAAAAGAATCTGGAAAGTGTTGAAATCAGAAAAACTACGAGGTAGATTGCCCAGAGCGTAGACAGTACTAGGAGTAGACAAACAGCCAGAGCCCTTAAAACATCAGATGCAATCATTGTGTGCTTTCTGTTCCATCTATCCACAAAGACACCCGCAAATGGGCCAATCAAAATTACTGGTATTGAGATGGAGATGAAAATGATACTGGTCTCAAATGCACCGCCAGAGTGAATGTATAGAGCCACCATTATGAAACCAAGGAACGCTACACCATCTCCGAAATCAGAAACTCCTTGGGCAATCAACAACTTTACGAAGTCCTTGTTTTTTAGGAGGTTGTTCTTCTTCGTCACATTAACAAATAACAGTATGAAGTATATAACGAATCTGAAAAGTTTTAGCCAATAATTGACCGATGTTTATGGAGTGGTTGGGAGTAAGACGGGCAAAACAGAATATAACGGGCCCGTCGGGACGAGCAACAGGATTACAATGCCAAGGTTGGGAGTAAGACGGGCAAAACAGAATATAACGGGCCCGTCGGGATTTTCCTGGCTCTAATGTCTCCACTAAAACCATTTTGAACCCGAGTTTGAGGCTCCGGAGGCCTCTGTGATATCCAAACTACACCACGGGCCCATTACTTCTTAAATTCAGTATAACCGCATCTACCACAGGACACTCTGTTTTCGTGCTCAGCGAGAAAGTAACCAGGTCCACATTTCGGACAGGTTTTTTTCTTTCTGTTCAGCTTATCACCAGAAACCTCGTAAATTTTCGTCAGACTTTCTTTCGACATTCGAATCACCCTTACTTTGCCTGTTGTGCACCAGCCGTCTCCTTTTTCTTCTTCTCTTTCAACTTATTTCGGACGAGCACAGGCACCCTTTCTATCCCCAGTGCATCCTTATTCTTGTAGACCTTCGCATAACCTTCGGTCTGATTTACGCCATACTTCTGGTTCAAATGGTCTACGACAAGTGTGTCCTGGTTTACAGACAGCACCTCTGCAAGTTTCGCTCTGATATCATCTCTTTTTGGTGTCCCGCTCTTGTCATGGATTACTTTGAACCTAACTTCCGTTCTATCCAGCAACACATTTTCTCTTTTCGAGATTATCTCTATTTCCATTTTTGCACCTCCATCTCTTTCAGTGCTTCATTTACATTTTCCTTTAATTCTGCTGTCACCTGTAGGAGTTGCATCCCAACATCAGGTATACCATATATAACTTTTGTCCCTATGTTTCCCAGGATAATACATGCAAGGGCAGCGAGGTCTTCTTCCCCGTTCACCTCTATCAATGTGGGGTTTTCTACACTATAGGCATATCCAACAGCGTCCCACAGTTCCTGAGTGATTGTGGACTGTGGATTTCGAACCCGTATCCCAAGCCAGAAATCTGGCGGGATTTTTGCATTCAGCTCGTTTTTAACAAGCCAGAAGATTCTATCATATCCAATCAGCCCCAGTATTTTTGCCTTTGCCTCCTCAATAGAAAATCTTTTGGTTGCATAGTCCACAATACAAATTTTCGGCTTTATCCCAGCTTCTAGTAGAGAAATTGTACACACATCTCCGATGCAGGCAATTTCCTTTGGATTCAAGTCCTTTAACTCATCCACTTTTACAATCTTTCCCACAATCCTTCCAAATCGTCCTCTTAACGTATCTGGCATCTTCCAGCGTACGACCGGCTCATCTGACACGGAGGGCATATTTACCATTTTCATTTCT from Thermoplasmata archaeon includes the following:
- a CDS encoding MFS transporter, producing the protein MTKKNNLLKNKDFVKLLIAQGVSDFGDGVAFLGFIMVALYIHSGGAFETSIIFISISIPVILIGPFAGVFVDRWNRKHTMIASDVLRALAVCLLLVLSTLWAIYLVVFLISTLSRFFFPSRGAIIPNIVGKENVLRANAMSQSVMYAMNVLSPSASGLLIAMFGVESVFLIDAASYLFSAVMVLSLKYSENPGNHPPANVNTVARGMKVGLRILLRTPPVKYIVIAFSIIMLFAGAVNVLYLLFVRDVMHLNIVWVGYLETIFGIGAVAGGAVISSLPKTTKNADLLVAGTSSGALIALLALFPHLFVVVPGFFFVGFLMVFINTPPAAIAQKTIPDRARGRVLSVMNATFQTMSLVSMLTVSAILAFVDIASLFILGGCMLFALGIILFGREKVRELLG
- a CDS encoding DNA double-strand break repair nuclease NurA: MPEEAIQKVVQTLMELGTGAPGLPYLSSDQYISVGFDKANFREIGNLMTEMQGNLTCVDGGNLEILSTPGFSVSVVRIASVTFKGLERMKNKFPQRVECFCVVRTIFDTDGKKFHISYFPVKREHADFLPRNYTLTAEPGRMETLWDLNLKPLSVISNYGRKYAEWFYLNRILDFMEEGDVVLRDGIFQSSDETEAGIAKEVFAKARNKGVGLIALAKTCSLLTDTGIPVSQVLQSLAEQWRIEAPWYYFPIAENLEPEVNADIYFVKFCNSMDYAFRFEVMRETLPEPLSLLSILHIHSKNHIFPGYPYILLAADKIARVEQKEGKPLYLRLLSMLGNDKKIQRAIKSLDAHDLISKY
- a CDS encoding ATP-binding protein; the protein is MKVCGQIVYGSFGELLIRAKKGANIEIGSLLLAGENPTYLLQVYDLEFGSQLEKSHLELTSGLEIENKEKLEFIEGEIQNYVIAKAKAVLEVRLQGTEKKVCAPKRLPEFFCTVREVSPEFLEFLKKENQDGVFLGNLRSGSKNLEIPVRIPLVESLTHHILISATTGRGKSNLLKVMLASILKNRNCGVLIIDPHDEYFGRSGKGLKDVEGADENLVYYTTSSGNLHGKNVRTLAVNVKDIKPWDFNGVVNLSDAQSQAMYVLYGKEKDKWLHILFDLEPEELAKNLKVVQVDTIAALKRKLSFAMERFYGEESKTIFTTLPGYGLNTISEILNFLISGKKVVIDASTMSNEAELLLASALAREIFEEYKKRKKEGRLEESPVVSIVLEEAPRVLRNEESIFSSIAREGRKFKIGLIGVTQLASLIPNEVLANINTKIILGTEMLIERKTLIESASQDLSTDAKLIASLEKGEALVTSIFTKFAIPIYSPKFEDLVQTKEKKEKRLLIGY
- a CDS encoding DUF359 domain-containing protein, with amino-acid sequence MSDEPVVRWKMPDTLRGRFGRIVGKIVKVDELKDLNPKEIACIGDVCTISLLEAGIKPKICIVDYATKRFSIEEAKAKILGLIGYDRIFWLVKNELNAKIPPDFWLGIRVRNPQSTITQELWDAVGYAYSVENPTLIEVNGEEDLAALACIILGNIGTKVIYGIPDVGMQLLQVTAELKENVNEALKEMEVQKWK
- a CDS encoding 30S ribosomal protein S24e, with the translated sequence MEIEIISKRENVLLDRTEVRFKVIHDKSGTPKRDDIRAKLAEVLSVNQDTLVVDHLNQKYGVNQTEGYAKVYKNKDALGIERVPVLVRNKLKEKKKKETAGAQQAK
- a CDS encoding 30S ribosomal protein S27ae, with the protein product MSKESLTKIYEVSGDKLNRKKKTCPKCGPGYFLAEHENRVSCGRCGYTEFKK